In Thermosphaera sp., the sequence TTCCTTTTAGTTGGAGCAATGGGCAGTATTGTTAATTTAGCCGTTGCTCAATCGATCTTCAACGTGCTTACGAGGATAGGATTAACGGAGTTTGTGAGAAATCCGCTGTCCTCAGCATCAGGATTCGAGTCCAGTGTTTTATTCAATTTTATTCTTCACGAAAAATGGACCTTCAGGGATTCTGGGATAAGAAAAGATCTACGGAGCATCCTTTTGCGCTTGATAAAATACCATGGCGCTAGCATAACTAGTTTCTCGTCTCAATTGCTTCTCGCGACAATCCTCCCTATCACGATTGGATTAAGGTTTTGGGTTGCTCAATTAATCGGTATTGTAGTTGGATTCGCATTAAACTTTATATTGGGCTACGTGTATACGTGGAGTGGAAGAAGCGTTTGAGGGGACTTACATGGGTCTAAAGCACGGCAAATATATCTACGTTGACCGGTTGGATGGGACTTTCGTTAAGGTTAGAGTACTGAATATTAGGTTTCACAAGAAGACGGAGGAAAAAATAGATGTCACGAATCCTACTCGATACATTGTGACGGGAGTTGTTTCCGAGAGACCTCCTCGAAAGGCTGTTGTGATCAGTATTGAGGCGTTGCCCGAGGAGGTAAAAAACGCTATAAGATCAATCGCCTAGAAATAAGACTAGAGGCCTCAGCGATCAATAAATAATTCTCCTATGCGACTTCTTCAACTCCTAAAGAGCTTCACATCAACCTTCTCCCCGATCAACTCGAGGACTCCGAAATTCCCCTTCATCAATGGACCAGGATGTATCACCACAGTCCTCCCGCGTCTCACAACTCCTTTGTGTTCGTGAACATGCCCCGTGATCCATGCGAGAGGACCACAACTCTCCATGAAATTGAGAAATGATGCGGAGCCTATGTTTAAGCCCCTCACCTCGTCGAACATCCCCTTGATTGGAGTATGTG encodes:
- a CDS encoding GtrA family protein, which gives rise to MDVANSIENLVCKALEISLDERDWKVVVKNNLPLVLALPILEPNRVVRFLLVGAMGSIVNLAVAQSIFNVLTRIGLTEFVRNPLSSASGFESSVLFNFILHEKWTFRDSGIRKDLRSILLRLIKYHGASITSFSSQLLLATILPITIGLRFWVAQLIGIVVGFALNFILGYVYTWSGRSV
- a CDS encoding DUF5622 domain-containing protein, whose protein sequence is MGLKHGKYIYVDRLDGTFVKVRVLNIRFHKKTEEKIDVTNPTRYIVTGVVSERPPRKAVVISIEALPEEVKNAIRSIA